The Lolium rigidum isolate FL_2022 chromosome 1, APGP_CSIRO_Lrig_0.1, whole genome shotgun sequence region GGTTGCATCAGTTGGAGATACAATAAATAGTTGTTAGACCTCCGAACTAAACTATGCATTCACCGAGCGAAACAATCCCTTATTCTGCATCGTTCCAGCAGGTTAGCTTGAGTTTTTTCAATCAACCAATagattgtactccctccgatcctatttaattgactcagatttagtacaaagttgtactaaatccgagtcaattaaataagaccggagggagtagtatgttAGTATTTGGTCCACCTCTTAATGACTTGTACAAAGGATAGATGTAGTGCATAATAATGCATATAGTGCATGTTACGGCACGTGAAGCTGAAAAATCCGACAAACAAATATGGACCATACGTGGCATGCTAACCACTAACAACTTTAATGGCCCAAATAAAATATGGTATTATTTGAGTATGTGGGTATTATATATTTGGTCATACTTTGAACTTTTACAAGTTCAAATGCCACTAATTCACGGCTTTCCATACGTGACTTTCACATCCCTTGCGCTGAGAGTTGaaagtgtttttttttctttctatccGAGGCATGTCACCTTTATATTAAAATCCTAATCGTACTCGTAATCCTTTTTTCAGCGTCGTAATCCAAATCCTAATATTGGGCATCATCTCATCGCACTTTTCCTCCTTACAAATCCGAAACTGAAAAGACAACAACGCACacacctccgcttcctcctcgcctcctCTTCCTTCCCCAAAAACAAAATCCCCCACCTACGCACGGACCTCCGCATCGGCAGCGCGCAATTTCAAGCATctccggcctcctcccgccgcccgatctcctcctcctcctcctcgcgcgcgCCTAGGGTTAGGGCTTCGACCCTCCCTCCTCTCACCATCCTCCGTACGCAGCCGCATCAGCCGCGCGCCATGAGGGTCCACCCGGCCCCGCGGAAGCGCACCATCGCCGTCCAGCGctgcgccgcggcggcggccgtcgGATCGAAGAAGCTGCGGCGCCTCCCGCACATCTTTGCCAAGGTGCTCGAGCTCCCCTTCGCCGCCGACGCCGAAGTCGCCgtcgaggaggacgcggcggagctccgcttcgtcgccgccgccgagggCTTCTCCGCGGGAGGCGCGCACGCACACGCCGTCCAGATCCACCCCGGCGTCACCAAGGTCATCGTGCGGGACCTGTCCGCCGGGGTCGGCTCCGACGACGGGGCCGCGGCCTTCGAGCTCGACCGCTGGCGGTTCCGCCTCCCGCCCTGCACGCGCCCCGCCATGGCCACCGCCACCTACGCCGAGGGCGAGCTCGTCGTCACCGTGCCCAAGGGTGCCGCCCCTGCCGACGGGGGTGACGGCGGTGACGCACCCGCCCTCCTGGGAGGCGCAGGCGCCGACACCGTTCTCCTGTTTGTATAgtaattttatttgtttatttatttatatgcCGTAACAGCACTTTTGCTCACCCGACTCTCTTTGCTAGTAATATTTATGTTGCGACATAATCATATATTCGTAATAACAACATGCCGTAATACTAGTAAGAAATAATCTGTATGGATCACTGCCTACTGTGAATTTTCCGTAGCTACGCTTAATCTGCTTATGCAACGCGATTCTCAGTGATCCCATCCGAGTCCACTGCAACAAATTGTTGTTAGTTTAGATGACACGCATGTATTTATATATTTATCTGAGTTGATCTATTGAGTAGATCAAGCAAGGCGAGGAAGGCGACACTCCTTGGGCTcatgctagtgtttgtagtcgtcgataaagacctatttgtaattttatTACTTGTTGAGTTTTTTGTACTCCTATGGATGATTATCAATAGATTGGTGGACTTTCtcggaaaaaaaaaacatgaactaGCATCCCATCATATAGTATTATAGTGTACTCAGAGTCTAATTAGTTGTATGATATTTTGAGATGTGTTCATGAGGTATTGAGAATCCCTTCCGAGATTATTGATATCTATTGTAGTTTGCGTGCACCATCCAAAATTGGTGATGTCTACTGTTGTCTAAAACCATTTGGCTGGCTGGAACTGCTGAGCAATTGCATACTCTTGCTCCACTTGAGATTTGTAGATTATTTGATTATGCTGTGTTGAACCAATGGAATTATTTTATTGCGTTTGAAGGTTAAGAGGTCAAGTCATtcaagttttcattttcttgtcatTTTCTCTATACTCAAACTGTGCCACGATCAATGCGTGTGTTATTCACAGTATGTTAGATTGCCGAGGCCTATCAATCAATCACCAACCCCTTCAAAGGAGATATCCGTTTTGTCGTACAGTAGGAACTTGCTTGTTTTCATATGAAGTGCAATAATTGCATATATAGTAGGAGTGTTGGAATTTTTTTCCATCATCAACTTTATGCTAGTTTTTCTCCAATGTGTCGATTCCCTTTTCATCCCATCTTTTGCTCTCACGAGATTCTTTATTTGCTTGTCAAAGTAGCTAACTGCTAGTGGGGTGCTATATAGGCAGAATCTGATACCTGGGATTCTTTTCTACTAAGATTTTAGGATGGGGCTGGCTTCTTGAGATAGGGAAAATGCTATCTGATGAATTCTCATTCTGTTCTTGACATATTAGCTGCAAGTTAAATAGTACTAGCTTGTAATCTAATTTTAGTTATTCGTGCGTATATATTACTCTGTATTACTTagtgtttggaggatgtattatcTGAATTTGATTTCAGAACTTCATGTTACTCCGAGCAATCATTTTCTCTGGCTTGTTTCTGTACATTTGTTAGAGAGTGAACTTTGATCATGGTTAACTGAAGTTGGCT contains the following coding sequences:
- the LOC124666173 gene encoding uncharacterized protein LOC124666173, translating into MRVHPAPRKRTIAVQRCAAAAAVGSKKLRRLPHIFAKVLELPFAADAEVAVEEDAAELRFVAAAEGFSAGGAHAHAVQIHPGVTKVIVRDLSAGVGSDDGAAAFELDRWRFRLPPCTRPAMATATYAEGELVVTVPKGAAPADGGDGGDAPALLGGAGADTVLLFV